From the genome of Maribacter algicola, one region includes:
- the hisS gene encoding histidine--tRNA ligase, which translates to MAQKPSIPKGTRDFTPSEVVKRNYIFDVVKRHFQTFGFQPIETPSFENSETLMGKYGDEGDRLIFKILNSGDFLNKVNDELYSSKDSNKITSSISEKALRYDLTVPFARYVVMHQNELDFPFKRYQIQPVWRADRPQKGRFREFYQCDADVVGSDSLLQEVELIQLYDTVFADLKLEGVTIKLNNRKILAGIAEVIGAKDLLIDFTVALDKLNKIGEDGVKKEMLSKGISQSAIEKASPLFNLKGSNTDQLNKLDALLVNSQEGKKGVDELRFIMETITSLGLQSAKLVVDVTLARGLNYYTGAIFEVAAPEGVSMGSIGGGGRYDDLTGIFGLPNVSGVGISFGLDRIYLVMEELRLFPESIDRSLDVLCLNFGAKEGLAALKLTTVLRKHGIKADIYPSDAKLNKQFKYANNRNVPYVVLLGEEELINSSFVVKNMQSGDQKTYSLSDTQQFIDSL; encoded by the coding sequence ATGGCACAAAAACCTTCCATACCCAAAGGAACCCGCGATTTTACACCCTCCGAAGTTGTAAAGCGGAACTATATTTTTGATGTAGTCAAAAGACATTTTCAAACCTTTGGTTTTCAACCTATTGAAACTCCTTCCTTCGAAAATTCAGAAACCTTGATGGGCAAATATGGGGATGAGGGCGACCGACTCATTTTTAAGATTTTGAATTCGGGAGACTTTTTGAATAAGGTCAATGACGAATTATATAGTTCAAAGGATTCTAATAAAATAACTTCAAGTATTTCTGAAAAAGCCTTACGCTATGATTTAACAGTACCTTTTGCCCGATACGTGGTCATGCACCAGAACGAACTGGACTTTCCGTTTAAACGTTACCAGATACAGCCGGTATGGCGTGCGGACAGGCCTCAAAAAGGAAGGTTTAGGGAATTCTATCAATGTGATGCTGATGTGGTTGGTTCAGATTCACTGCTACAGGAAGTAGAACTGATTCAACTTTACGATACTGTGTTTGCCGACTTAAAATTGGAAGGTGTTACCATTAAATTGAACAACCGTAAAATTCTTGCAGGCATTGCCGAAGTCATTGGAGCTAAGGATTTGTTGATCGATTTTACAGTAGCATTGGATAAACTGAACAAGATTGGGGAAGATGGTGTAAAAAAGGAAATGCTTTCTAAAGGTATTTCGCAATCTGCTATTGAAAAAGCATCGCCCTTGTTCAACCTTAAAGGTAGCAATACGGACCAGTTGAATAAATTGGATGCCTTATTGGTCAACTCCCAAGAAGGCAAAAAAGGTGTGGATGAACTTCGGTTTATTATGGAGACCATTACTAGCTTAGGTTTGCAATCCGCAAAGTTGGTCGTTGATGTTACTTTGGCCCGTGGACTCAATTATTATACAGGGGCCATTTTTGAAGTGGCAGCACCGGAAGGCGTTTCTATGGGATCGATCGGTGGTGGTGGCAGATATGACGACCTTACCGGAATCTTCGGACTACCCAATGTTAGCGGAGTAGGTATTTCCTTTGGCCTGGACAGAATCTATTTGGTTATGGAGGAGTTGAGACTTTTCCCTGAATCCATAGATCGTTCATTGGATGTACTGTGTTTAAATTTTGGTGCCAAGGAAGGTTTGGCGGCTTTAAAACTTACCACGGTTTTACGAAAACATGGAATTAAGGCGGATATCTATCCATCCGATGCTAAACTGAACAAACAGTTTAAATATGCCAATAATAGGAACGTACCCTACGTGGTTCTTTTGGGCGAGGAGGAGCTAATAAATAGCTCTTTTGTGGTTAAGAATATGCAAAGTGGTGATCAAAAAACATACTCTTTGTCCGATACCCAGCAATTTATAGATTCGCTCTGA
- a CDS encoding NUDIX hydrolase, protein MDELVDILDNQGNPLGVSRMKSEAHREGFFHPTVHVWFYTSDGQVLIQQRGRQKDTYPLLWDVSVAGHIGAGESIEKSAVREVSEEIGLKIRPSDLQKIGVFKSVQKHSESLIDCEFHHTFLCELRVSLEKLKEQESEVESLALLPIIQFREEVLGLGTDKYVPHTKEYYSTIIEALEKTFRANL, encoded by the coding sequence ATGGACGAACTCGTAGATATTCTAGACAACCAAGGAAATCCTTTGGGAGTTTCCCGTATGAAATCTGAAGCGCACCGTGAGGGATTTTTTCACCCCACGGTGCATGTTTGGTTTTACACGTCGGATGGTCAGGTTTTGATTCAACAAAGGGGTCGGCAAAAGGACACCTACCCCCTACTTTGGGACGTTTCGGTAGCAGGACATATTGGTGCTGGTGAATCAATTGAAAAATCGGCGGTCCGGGAGGTATCCGAGGAAATAGGTCTTAAAATAAGACCATCAGATTTACAGAAGATTGGAGTGTTCAAGTCGGTTCAAAAACACTCTGAAAGCTTGATCGATTGTGAATTCCATCATACCTTCCTATGTGAATTAAGGGTATCCCTGGAAAAACTAAAAGAGCAGGAAAGCGAAGTAGAATCTCTGGCTTTGCTGCCTATAATCCAATTTAGGGAGGAAGTTTTAGGTTTAGGAACGGACAAGTATGTACCCCATACAAAAGAGTATTACTCTACGATTATCGAAGCCTTGGAAAAAACGTTCAGAGCGAATCTATAA
- a CDS encoding DUF4294 domain-containing protein: MFVFLMFFVKTEGQVEEQELDSISEQLIILAGDSIVQSSISLEEAYVFGKLQFSSYDDKLRYYILRRKTHKVYPYAKLAAERLVELNDSLATITKTRKRKKYTRKVQKYIEEEFSEELKKLTRTEGQILVKLIYRQTGTTAFDLVKELRNGWRAFWYNTTAKLFKISIKEEFHPDEIEEDYLIEDILQRAFSAGQLERQETVLDYDYNKLYNKWKKPVVKNHPSN, encoded by the coding sequence ATGTTTGTTTTCCTGATGTTCTTTGTAAAAACAGAAGGACAGGTAGAAGAGCAGGAACTGGATTCGATTTCTGAGCAATTGATCATACTGGCAGGAGATTCTATAGTTCAGAGTTCCATTTCCTTGGAAGAGGCCTATGTCTTTGGTAAACTTCAATTTTCCTCCTATGACGATAAACTGAGGTATTACATCTTACGGCGTAAGACCCATAAGGTTTATCCATATGCCAAATTGGCTGCAGAGCGTTTGGTGGAACTGAATGACAGCCTTGCAACGATCACAAAAACCAGAAAGCGTAAAAAATATACTCGAAAGGTTCAAAAGTATATTGAAGAAGAGTTTTCGGAAGAGTTAAAAAAGCTGACCAGAACGGAGGGGCAGATTTTGGTGAAATTGATATACAGACAAACGGGCACCACGGCTTTCGATTTGGTAAAGGAACTAAGAAATGGTTGGAGGGCATTTTGGTACAATACAACGGCAAAGCTTTTTAAAATAAGTATTAAAGAGGAGTTCCATCCTGATGAAATAGAGGAGGATTATCTTATAGAGGACATTCTGCAAAGGGCTTTTTCAGCCGGGCAATTGGAAAGACAGGAAACGGTTTTGGATTACGATTATAATAAACTTTACAATAAGTGGAAAAAGCCGGTTGTGAAGAATCACCCAAGCAATTAG
- a CDS encoding DUF4249 domain-containing protein: protein MQRFFYCLLAITFLQSCEDVIEVDLPLESPRLSADAIIKLDTSVSVSTAQIKLNLTSSFFEDLDPVSNAEVIIRNLDFISNDPLESNDIILEEVSPGIYEAARSTSFFTSGQLALFINFNSERYYAKTRFVPTSEIETLEQGEQTLFTGEETEIILSFIDNGTRDDFYIFDFGFNEFLVTEDEFYQGQRFEFSYFYDEVEPGQEMTISILGADESFFNYMNQIIVQAGGDQGPFQTPAATVRGNIFNVTGVENPEDLESIGQTNNFPLGYFAVVQEYKNTITIE, encoded by the coding sequence ATGCAAAGATTTTTTTATTGCTTATTGGCCATAACCTTTCTACAATCCTGTGAAGATGTGATAGAAGTCGATTTACCCTTGGAGTCTCCGCGTCTATCGGCTGATGCTATAATCAAATTGGACACATCGGTATCTGTATCCACTGCTCAAATAAAACTTAACCTAACCAGCTCATTTTTTGAGGATCTCGACCCTGTTTCCAATGCTGAGGTAATTATTAGGAATCTTGATTTTATATCGAATGATCCCTTGGAAAGTAATGACATCATCTTGGAAGAAGTATCCCCGGGAATATATGAAGCCGCAAGGAGTACATCCTTTTTTACATCGGGACAATTGGCGCTATTTATAAATTTCAATAGTGAGCGTTACTATGCCAAAACTAGATTTGTACCCACTTCGGAAATAGAAACCTTGGAACAAGGAGAGCAAACCCTATTCACAGGTGAGGAAACTGAGATCATATTGAGTTTCATCGATAATGGTACACGTGACGATTTTTACATTTTTGATTTTGGATTTAACGAATTTCTGGTTACCGAAGATGAATTCTATCAAGGACAGCGGTTTGAGTTTTCCTACTTTTATGATGAAGTTGAACCTGGACAAGAAATGACCATTAGTATATTGGGAGCAGATGAATCCTTCTTTAATTATATGAATCAAATTATTGTTCAAGCAGGTGGGGACCAAGGCCCCTTTCAAACTCCGGCGGCTACAGTAAGGGGAAATATCTTTAACGTGACTGGCGTTGAGAATCCTGAAGATCTTGAATCCATTGGACAAACGAACAATTTTCCTCTAGGATATTTTGCCGTGGTACAGGAATATAAAAATACCATTACGATAGAATGA
- a CDS encoding DUF6095 family protein — MRTDKEMMVQGIKKLALTVFLMFLAPIVIWQAFKNEEHPLYWPILVIGLILAMYAIYSGFKGIQTIVDALFGGKGKPKN; from the coding sequence ATGAGAACGGACAAGGAAATGATGGTACAGGGCATAAAAAAGTTGGCCCTCACCGTATTTTTAATGTTTTTGGCCCCTATCGTTATTTGGCAAGCCTTTAAAAACGAGGAACATCCCCTTTATTGGCCCATCCTAGTCATTGGATTGATATTGGCCATGTATGCCATTTATTCCGGTTTTAAAGGTATCCAAACGATAGTTGACGCTCTTTTTGGAGGTAAGGGAAAACCGAAAAACTAA
- a CDS encoding M42 family metallopeptidase codes for MANKTIITKKSLDFFEEYLNNAAPTGYEWEGQKLWMDYLKPYVDTFITDTYGTAVGVINPESKYKVVIEGHSDEISWYVNYITDNGLLYVIRNGGSDHQIAPSKWVNIHTKNGIVKGVFGWPAIHTRKNDKEEPPKLDNIFIDIGAKDKEEVEKMGVHVGCVITYPDTFQVLNGDKFVCRAIDNRAGGFMVAEVARLLHENKHKLPFGLYITNSVQEEIGLRGAEMITQTIKPNIAIVTDVCHDTTTPMIEKKTQGHTEIGAGPVISYAPAVQNKLRERIIETAEAKKIPFQRLAASRMTGTDTDAFAYSNGGVASALISLPLRYMHTTVEMVHKDDVENVIRLIYETLLTIKEGETFSYFD; via the coding sequence ATGGCGAACAAAACTATCATTACCAAAAAATCATTGGATTTTTTTGAAGAGTATCTAAACAACGCGGCACCTACCGGTTATGAATGGGAAGGACAAAAGCTTTGGATGGACTATTTAAAACCTTATGTAGACACTTTTATTACCGATACGTATGGAACTGCCGTAGGGGTCATTAATCCCGAATCAAAATATAAGGTCGTCATAGAAGGCCATTCTGATGAAATATCGTGGTACGTTAATTATATTACGGATAACGGGCTTCTTTATGTGATCAGAAACGGAGGCAGTGACCATCAGATAGCTCCCAGTAAATGGGTGAATATACACACCAAGAACGGTATTGTTAAAGGAGTTTTTGGATGGCCCGCAATACACACCCGAAAAAACGATAAGGAAGAACCGCCCAAATTGGATAATATCTTTATTGATATAGGGGCAAAGGACAAGGAAGAGGTAGAAAAAATGGGAGTCCACGTAGGTTGCGTAATCACCTACCCGGATACCTTTCAAGTATTGAACGGTGATAAGTTCGTTTGCAGGGCCATAGATAACCGTGCAGGAGGATTTATGGTTGCCGAGGTTGCCAGGCTATTACATGAAAACAAACATAAACTTCCTTTTGGATTATACATTACCAATTCGGTTCAGGAGGAGATTGGTTTACGTGGTGCGGAAATGATTACCCAGACCATTAAACCGAATATCGCCATTGTAACGGATGTTTGCCATGATACGACCACTCCGATGATTGAGAAAAAGACCCAGGGCCACACAGAAATAGGTGCCGGTCCCGTCATTTCCTATGCGCCTGCGGTACAGAACAAACTTAGGGAACGTATTATTGAAACCGCCGAAGCAAAAAAGATACCTTTCCAAAGATTGGCGGCTTCCAGAATGACGGGTACCGATACAGATGCGTTTGCCTATAGTAATGGAGGAGTTGCGTCCGCGTTGATTTCCTTGCCCCTACGCTATATGCACACCACTGTGGAAATGGTCCACAAGGACGATGTGGAAAACGTGATACGGCTTATTTACGAAACGCTTTTAACCATTAAAGAAGGTGAAACCTTCAGTTATTTTGATTAA
- a CDS encoding TonB-dependent receptor, with translation MNKPLWLFLFLCSCFIICVSAQEKFTLSGVITEDSSNETLIGVTIAFPSLGSGVTTNEYGFYSITLPKGKYQVVISYLGFSDIVEDISLEKDLKMDFQLSEEAEQLQEVVVTENSEKLDIRKPQMSVNTLTVGTIKKIPVILGEADVIKSILLLPGVTNAGEGASGFNVRGGSVDQNLILLDEAIIFNSSHLFGFFSVFNPDAIKDIKLYKGGIPARYGGRVSSVLDIFQKEGNSKEFKMNGGIGAVASRLLLEGPIIKDKAAFLIGGRASYAHLFLPLFDLDNTAYFYDLNTKLNYRINENNNILLSGYFGRDVFGISDSFVNTYGNAVGNFRWNHLFSDKLFSNLSLIYSDYYYGLKLDFVGFNWNSGIRNFNVKYDLKHYLNDKLQVNYGLNNIYYQFNPGKIEPSNENSGILEEQLIQKYANEFAAYVDLEHRLTDNLSLGYGLRFSYFNRLGQDEINVYANNNPVNFDPLLSIYQEADPISVATPGRNESLAKFTNWEPRVSMSYTLTEDSSIKTSYTRLAQYLHLLSNTASPTPLDVWTPSGPFVKPQLLDQYALGYFKSFKNDDYSLETEVFYKDVQNRIDYIDGANLIANNSIEQVILNGEARAYGLELLFRKNEGKFQGWLSYTLSKSEQRTPGRSISGTNTVETGINNGKWYNTPFDKTHDISLFASYDLNDKWSFNTNFVYQTGQPTNYPVGQFEFQGLTVPYYGQRNEQRLPDYNRLDISASLTPRKNKNRKIKGEWVFSIYNVYNRRNAASINFRRNDDTGANEAVRTSIFGIVPAVTYNFKL, from the coding sequence ATGAACAAGCCTCTTTGGCTATTTCTGTTTCTTTGTTCTTGCTTTATCATATGTGTTTCCGCACAGGAAAAATTCACCTTGAGCGGCGTAATTACGGAGGATTCCAGCAACGAGACCTTAATTGGTGTTACAATAGCCTTTCCAAGCTTGGGAAGTGGCGTTACTACGAACGAATATGGCTTTTACTCCATCACCTTACCCAAAGGGAAATACCAAGTGGTAATAAGCTATTTGGGATTTAGTGATATTGTTGAGGACATTTCCTTGGAAAAGGATTTGAAAATGGATTTTCAGCTTTCAGAGGAAGCGGAGCAGCTTCAAGAAGTTGTAGTTACTGAAAACTCCGAAAAATTGGATATTAGAAAACCTCAAATGAGCGTAAATACGCTTACTGTTGGAACGATAAAAAAAATCCCCGTAATCCTTGGAGAAGCCGATGTGATAAAGTCCATTTTGTTGTTGCCAGGAGTCACCAATGCTGGCGAAGGTGCATCGGGTTTTAATGTTAGGGGAGGTTCGGTCGACCAAAATTTGATTCTTTTGGATGAAGCGATCATTTTTAATTCTTCCCACCTATTCGGCTTTTTTTCTGTGTTCAACCCAGACGCCATTAAGGATATCAAATTGTACAAAGGAGGTATTCCCGCCAGGTATGGCGGCAGGGTATCATCTGTTTTGGATATTTTCCAAAAAGAAGGGAATAGCAAGGAATTTAAAATGAACGGCGGGATCGGTGCCGTGGCGAGTCGGCTGCTTTTGGAGGGTCCCATTATAAAGGACAAAGCCGCATTTCTCATTGGAGGAAGGGCTTCGTATGCCCATTTGTTCCTTCCCTTGTTCGATTTGGACAATACGGCCTATTTCTATGATTTGAATACCAAACTCAATTACAGAATAAATGAAAATAACAATATCCTTCTTTCCGGATATTTCGGTAGGGATGTATTTGGCATTAGCGATAGCTTCGTAAATACCTACGGAAATGCGGTAGGTAACTTTAGATGGAACCATCTTTTTTCGGATAAGTTATTCTCCAACCTCTCCTTGATTTATTCCGATTACTACTATGGGTTAAAGTTGGACTTTGTGGGCTTCAATTGGAACTCCGGCATCCGGAATTTCAATGTGAAATATGACCTAAAACATTACCTGAACGACAAATTACAGGTCAATTATGGCTTGAATAATATATACTACCAATTCAATCCCGGTAAAATAGAACCCAGTAATGAGAACTCAGGGATTCTAGAGGAACAATTAATTCAAAAATATGCTAATGAATTTGCGGCCTATGTGGATTTAGAACATCGGTTAACGGATAATCTTAGCTTGGGTTATGGACTTAGATTCAGCTATTTTAATCGATTGGGGCAAGATGAAATTAATGTTTATGCAAATAATAACCCGGTAAATTTTGATCCACTTTTATCCATTTATCAGGAAGCGGACCCTATTTCGGTTGCCACACCCGGGAGAAATGAAAGTCTAGCAAAATTCACAAATTGGGAACCTAGAGTATCAATGTCCTATACCTTAACGGAGGATAGCTCCATAAAAACGAGCTACACACGTTTAGCCCAATATTTGCACCTTTTATCAAATACCGCCTCCCCTACTCCTTTGGATGTTTGGACACCCAGCGGTCCATTTGTAAAACCCCAATTACTGGACCAATACGCATTGGGCTATTTCAAAAGCTTCAAAAACGATGACTATAGTCTGGAAACCGAAGTCTTTTATAAAGATGTGCAAAATAGAATTGACTACATTGATGGGGCTAACCTAATTGCCAACAATTCAATAGAGCAGGTTATTTTAAATGGAGAAGCAAGGGCCTACGGACTTGAACTTTTATTCCGAAAAAATGAAGGTAAATTTCAGGGATGGTTATCCTATACCCTATCCAAATCAGAACAGCGAACTCCTGGTAGGTCTATAAGCGGAACAAATACTGTAGAGACAGGTATTAATAATGGAAAATGGTACAATACCCCATTTGATAAGACGCACGATATTTCCTTATTTGCAAGTTATGATTTAAACGACAAATGGAGCTTTAACACCAATTTTGTCTACCAAACGGGACAACCTACCAATTATCCAGTGGGGCAATTTGAGTTTCAAGGACTCACGGTACCTTATTATGGACAAAGAAATGAGCAGCGATTGCCTGATTATAACCGATTGGATATTTCAGCGAGTCTCACCCCAAGAAAGAACAAAAACAGAAAAATAAAAGGGGAATGGGTTTTTAGTATTTACAACGTTTACAACAGAAGAAATGCCGCTTCCATCAATTTCAGAAGAAATGACGATACTGGGGCAAACGAAGCGGTTAGAACTTCTATCTTCGGAATCGTTCCCGCAGTAACCTATAATTTTAAACTATAA